From the Polaribacter tangerinus genome, the window GCAAGCGCAAGTGATATTGCAGCTTCTTTTGGAGCAGGCACAACACTGCAATTTGCCAACAATGGTGCAGCTGTTGCAGCAAATAGTTTAGTTTCTAGAATTCATATGTTCGATGTTGAATTAAACAACTTTAATAACTTTATGAATGACTTTAAATTATCTAAATCTTTCGATAAAGTAAACGTAACACTTGGATATTTTAAATCGATACAAAACGTTTCTATGTCTTGGTTATGGAACTCTTACCTGCAAGAGGTATCAGACAGTAATGCACGTTTAATTAACGCTTTTGATTCTGCAAACAATGCATTAAGTGAAAATGGACTATATGCCTACGGAACACCTTTTTGGGGTAATTTACACAGAAACTACGACACCAAATACAATGTTTCTGCTCCTTATGCTAATATTGCTATCGAAGCATCAGAAAAACTAAACATAGATGCAAGTTTACGTTACGATATAGGGAATGTAGACGGTTCTTTTGCAGGAGGTACTTCTAGAGCTTTTGATGTAAATAATGATGGCGTAATTTCTGTACCAGAGCAAAATGTGTTTGCTGTAGATAATGCCAATGCAACCACTGTAAACTACAACTACAACTACCTTTCTTACTCTTTTGGTGTAAACTATAAAATAGAAGATAGACAAGCCGTTTTTGCAAGGTTAAGTAAAGGTGCAGCCGCTAAAGCGGATAGAATTTTATTCTCTGGTTTAGAATACACAAATAGTAGTCGTATTAACGCATTAGACTTTATTACACAAGCAGAATTTGGATATAAAAGAGGTTTTGAAAACGGAACCTTAAATGCAACAGTGTTTTTTGCAAACACCAAAGAAGAAGGAGGCTTCGAAGCAACTTCTAACAGCATTATAGAAAATGATTATAAATCTATCGGTATCGAATTAGACGGAGCTTACAGGTTTTCTGATAGGTTTAGTGCAAGAGGTGGCTTAACGTATACAAATGCTACCATAGAATCTGGTGCAAATGAAGGTAATACTCCAAGAAGACAACCAGACTTTATTTACAGCCTTGTACCAACCTATAACTTCGGTAAAGAAAACAATAATTCTTTCGGAGTAAGTTTTATTGGGCAATCAAAAGCTTATGCACAAGACAACAATAGCTTAGTAATGCCAGGCTTTGTAATTGTAAATAGTTTTGTAAACTTAGCAATTACCAAAAAATTAAGCGCAAACTTAGCTGCAAACAATTTATTTGACTCTTTAGGAATCACAGAATCTGAAGAAGGAAGTATTACCGAAAATCAAGTAAATATTGTAAGAGCTAGACCTGTACCAGGTAGATCTATTTCTCTTGGATTAAAGTACACCTTTTAACAATTATTAAATGTAAGTTTGAATTACGAAAATGGAGTCAATGTGTTTTTCATTGACTCTATTTTACTTTTAAACACAAAAAACCATGTTTAAAAAACCAACATTAAGCTTCTGGCAAATACTAAATATGAATGTTGGATTCTTCGGAATTCAATATAGTTTTGGTTTGCAACAAAGTGCGGTAACTCCCATTTACGATTTTTTAGGAGCTAGCCCAGACCAAATTCCTTTATTACACCTTGCAGGACCCGTTACTGGCTTATTAGTACAACCTATTGTAGGTGCTTTAAGTGATAAAACTTGGAGTCCGACTTTTGGTAGGCGAAAACCTTACTTTTTAATTGGTGCAATATTGTGTAGTTTAACTTTGCTTGCATTTCCTTTTAGTAGTTCTTTATGGATGGCTGCTGGCTTATTATGGATTTTAGATGCCGGTAATAATACCGCTATGGAACCTTACAGAGCTTTAATTGCAGACAAACTAAATGACGAGCAACAACCCCTTGGTTTTCAAATGCAAAGCTTTTTTACGGGACTAGGTCAAGTTTTGGCAAATGTATCCCTTTTTATTTTTCCGTTATTGTTTGTAGGCACCACTGGCTCTTTACCAACATGGGTATACGCTTCCTTCTTTTTAGGTGCAATTTGCTCTATTGGAACAGTTTTATGGAGTATGAAAAAGACAAAAGAAATTCCGCCTACTCCAGAAGAACTAGCAAAATTAAAAAGTGAAAAAAGAAGCGTACTTGGTCCGCTAGTAGAAATATTTTCTGCAATAGCAGATATGCCCAAAGTAATGTGGCAACTAGCATTGGTTTACTTATTTCAGTGGTACGCCTTATTTTGCTATTGGCAAAACTCATCTAAAAGTGTTGCCCTTTCTGTATTTAAAACAACTCCTGCAAATAAAGAATTGTATAGCGAAGCGGTAAGTTGGACGGGGCTTGTAAATGGCTGGTACAACATTGTTACCTTTTTAGTGGCATTTGCCCTTGTTGGTTTTGCTAAAAAATACAGTGCTAAAAAAGTACATGCATTCTGTTTAATTATTGCTGCCATTGGTTTTTTAGCCTTTCCAAACATAGAAAATAAAAATATATTATTCTTTGCAATTTCTGGTTTTGGAATTGGTTGGGCTAGTATGATGGGAATACCCTATTTAATGATTGTTAGCGATATTCCAAAAGAAAGATATGGAGTTTATATGGGAATTATTAATATGATGATAGTTGTACCAATGATATTGCAAACACTATCTTTTGGTTATATCTTAAAAAACTTCCTAAACAACGATCCTAGAAACGCCATAACTTTTGCAGGTATTTTGTTGGTAATAAGTGCTGTTTGTACACTTTTTATAAAAAGTAAGAAATCAACTGAATAACATTTACAATCCTAAGAAACCCCATTTTGAAAAAAGAAAATAATCATATAGACATTTTATGTGTTGGTGAAGT encodes:
- a CDS encoding TonB-dependent receptor; translation: MKKQPHFKLAVLIVFLLSTTVFVAQSTISGTVKDQNGDLIPGVNVLLKGTSKGATTDFDGNYEIKNVTDGTYTIIASYIGYDNFKKEITVAGNLNLNIVIKENAESLDEIIITGVTNPRSKIESSISITTIKPNVVAQSAPRTTAEIFRTIPGIRSESSGGEGNSNIAVRGVPVSSGGSKYVQLQEDGLPVLLFGDMSFATADIFTRFDNSIGRIEAIRGGSASTASSNAPGAIINLISKTGKIEGGAIGTTFGLDYDSFRTDFNYGAPIAEGLYFHVGGFYRVGEGIRETGFTANNGGQFKFNLTKEFKDGYIRLNAKFLNDRTAAFLPMPIAVSGTNSNPTWENAANFSATRGTSHTPYLTQNVGLGADGQLRRSDVSDGMNPVSKSIGLEASFNLAEGWKIKNNGRFSINNGNFVSPFPAQVASASDIAASFGAGTTLQFANNGAAVAANSLVSRIHMFDVELNNFNNFMNDFKLSKSFDKVNVTLGYFKSIQNVSMSWLWNSYLQEVSDSNARLINAFDSANNALSENGLYAYGTPFWGNLHRNYDTKYNVSAPYANIAIEASEKLNIDASLRYDIGNVDGSFAGGTSRAFDVNNDGVISVPEQNVFAVDNANATTVNYNYNYLSYSFGVNYKIEDRQAVFARLSKGAAAKADRILFSGLEYTNSSRINALDFITQAEFGYKRGFENGTLNATVFFANTKEEGGFEATSNSIIENDYKSIGIELDGAYRFSDRFSARGGLTYTNATIESGANEGNTPRRQPDFIYSLVPTYNFGKENNNSFGVSFIGQSKAYAQDNNSLVMPGFVIVNSFVNLAITKKLSANLAANNLFDSLGITESEEGSITENQVNIVRARPVPGRSISLGLKYTF
- a CDS encoding MFS transporter; amino-acid sequence: MFKKPTLSFWQILNMNVGFFGIQYSFGLQQSAVTPIYDFLGASPDQIPLLHLAGPVTGLLVQPIVGALSDKTWSPTFGRRKPYFLIGAILCSLTLLAFPFSSSLWMAAGLLWILDAGNNTAMEPYRALIADKLNDEQQPLGFQMQSFFTGLGQVLANVSLFIFPLLFVGTTGSLPTWVYASFFLGAICSIGTVLWSMKKTKEIPPTPEELAKLKSEKRSVLGPLVEIFSAIADMPKVMWQLALVYLFQWYALFCYWQNSSKSVALSVFKTTPANKELYSEAVSWTGLVNGWYNIVTFLVAFALVGFAKKYSAKKVHAFCLIIAAIGFLAFPNIENKNILFFAISGFGIGWASMMGIPYLMIVSDIPKERYGVYMGIINMMIVVPMILQTLSFGYILKNFLNNDPRNAITFAGILLVISAVCTLFIKSKKSTE